A single Tuberibacillus sp. Marseille-P3662 DNA region contains:
- the acs gene encoding acetate--CoA ligase, with protein MPEEEKHLDTLLTENRTFTPSEAFKARANVNDPNIYERAAADPEAYWAEEAKNITWFRPYNKILKWDPPHAEWFVGGKLNAAYNCVDRHREGSRKNKAALIWEGEPGDSQVLTYDMLGREVDKAAHMLSNLGVKKGDRVAVYLPMIPELPISLLACAKLGAIHTVVFGGFSSKSLQERIVDADAKLVITADAGWRGGKPLPLKANADEAVAGTSVEHVLVVDRVGEQAKAEKNPDRDVSWHELIAKQPSTPFPAEEMDTEDVLYLLYTSGTTGKPKGVTHTTGGYMVGVNNSMRTVFDLKDEDVFFCTADIGWVTGHTYIVYGPLSAGATTVMYEGAPNYPDRDRFWDIVEKYGVTTFYTAPTSIRTFMKWGPEYVEKHNLDSLRLLGTVGEPINPEAWMWFHKYIGKEKAPIVDTWWQTETGCAMIAPLPGITATKPGSATKPVPGISVDVVDHDGHSVEPGNGGSLVITKPWPSMLRTIWGDDERFRNTYFGDFPGIYLPGDGAHKDEDNYVWILGRMDDVINVSGHRIGTAEVESALVSHSSVAESAVIGRSHEVKGQAITAFVTLKEGVTSGDEIIKELKQVVVNQIGAIARPEELVLTNELPKTRSAKIMRRLLRDIAEGRDIGNTTTLADPSVVESLQAAFKR; from the coding sequence ATGCCTGAAGAGGAAAAACATTTAGACACGCTTTTGACGGAAAATAGAACATTCACTCCATCGGAAGCATTCAAGGCACGAGCCAACGTCAACGACCCAAATATTTATGAGCGTGCGGCAGCTGATCCAGAGGCTTATTGGGCTGAAGAGGCGAAGAACATTACATGGTTCAGGCCATACAATAAGATTCTTAAGTGGGATCCGCCCCATGCTGAGTGGTTCGTCGGTGGTAAATTAAACGCAGCATACAACTGTGTTGATCGGCATCGCGAAGGGTCAAGAAAAAATAAAGCTGCCCTAATTTGGGAAGGTGAACCTGGGGACAGTCAAGTATTGACTTATGACATGCTCGGGCGGGAAGTCGATAAAGCAGCCCACATGTTAAGCAATCTCGGCGTGAAAAAAGGCGACCGGGTTGCGGTTTATTTACCAATGATTCCTGAACTGCCTATTTCCTTATTAGCATGCGCTAAACTTGGAGCCATTCACACAGTTGTTTTTGGCGGCTTTTCTTCCAAATCGCTACAGGAACGCATTGTTGACGCTGATGCCAAACTGGTGATTACGGCAGATGCGGGATGGAGAGGCGGTAAGCCGCTGCCGCTTAAAGCAAACGCGGATGAGGCAGTAGCGGGAACCTCGGTTGAACATGTTTTAGTTGTTGATCGTGTTGGCGAACAGGCTAAAGCTGAGAAGAATCCGGATCGTGATGTTAGCTGGCATGAATTAATAGCGAAACAACCCTCTACACCGTTCCCTGCAGAAGAAATGGATACGGAAGACGTGTTATATCTTCTATATACATCGGGAACAACGGGCAAACCCAAAGGTGTGACTCATACCACAGGCGGCTATATGGTCGGTGTGAACAATTCGATGCGAACGGTGTTTGACCTCAAAGATGAAGATGTTTTTTTCTGTACGGCTGATATTGGCTGGGTCACCGGCCATACCTATATTGTCTACGGTCCGCTCTCAGCAGGTGCAACCACCGTGATGTATGAAGGTGCACCCAATTACCCTGACCGTGACCGTTTTTGGGACATTGTTGAAAAATATGGCGTGACAACATTTTATACAGCACCAACCTCGATTCGGACATTTATGAAATGGGGCCCTGAATATGTCGAAAAACACAATCTTGATAGTTTGAGGTTACTAGGAACCGTCGGAGAACCGATTAATCCTGAAGCATGGATGTGGTTTCACAAGTACATTGGCAAAGAAAAGGCACCCATTGTCGATACGTGGTGGCAAACGGAAACCGGCTGTGCCATGATTGCCCCCTTACCAGGAATAACGGCAACTAAGCCGGGGTCGGCAACAAAACCGGTTCCGGGAATTAGTGTCGATGTTGTTGATCATGACGGCCATTCGGTTGAACCGGGTAATGGCGGCTCTCTTGTGATCACAAAACCATGGCCATCGATGCTTCGAACCATTTGGGGAGATGATGAACGATTCCGTAACACTTATTTTGGCGACTTCCCTGGTATCTATTTACCAGGAGATGGTGCACATAAGGACGAGGATAACTACGTTTGGATTCTTGGTCGCATGGATGATGTCATTAACGTCTCCGGACACCGTATTGGTACGGCCGAAGTGGAAAGTGCGTTGGTCAGTCATTCTTCCGTCGCAGAATCAGCAGTGATTGGCCGCTCACATGAAGTTAAGGGTCAGGCGATTACTGCTTTTGTCACATTAAAAGAAGGCGTAACTTCAGGGGACGAAATTATAAAAGAACTTAAACAGGTTGTTGTTAATCAGATTGGTGCCATTGCACGACCGGAGGAGCTAGTATTAACCAACGAACTTCCGAAAACGCGGAGTGCAAAAATTATGCGCCGACTCTTGCGGGATATCGCAGAAGGTCGTGACATCGGCAATACGACAACACTCGCTGATCCCAGTGTGGTTGAGTCCCTCCAAGCAGCTTTTAAAAGGTAA
- a CDS encoding pyruvate oxidase yields MFRKKAGEAMMDLLIDWGVDHIYGMPGDSINSIFEPLRKVQDDIKFVQVRHEEAGALSAAAYAKLTGKLGVCTGIAGPGAIHLLNGLYDAKLDQVPVLAIAGQVETDLIGTDFFQEVNLDRLFDDVAVYNERVMSAEQLPTVLNQAIREAYSKKGVAVLTIPDDIPKMEVDSTARHTVSFKVESNPLPEEKDLEQAQELLTKAQKPVILAGKGSRDAKDTLLNFAETLGAPVVLSLPGKGIIPDEHPYCLGGLGLIGTKPAYQAMNEADTLVMVGTSFPFVEFLPADAHTIHIDVDPTEIGKRYPIDVGLAGDAERTLNWLNTNLERTSDRSFLEQCQQHMNAWWKEMDQQEADASVPIKPQRVIHALQQVVDEDAVLSTDVGNVTVWMARNFRMTHQKFVISGWLATLGCGLPGALAGKIAYPDKQVFAICGDGGFGMTMNDFVTAVKYQFPIIVVVFNNDKIAMIKYEQESMGNAEFGTNLNNPNFARFAEACGGIGFRVEQPEDLLPAFKSAVASNKPCIIDVVVDAEEAPMPAKITFSQAARYAQHMFKEFMAEGKIDLPPL; encoded by the coding sequence ATGTTTCGGAAAAAAGCCGGCGAAGCCATGATGGATCTGTTGATCGATTGGGGCGTCGATCATATCTACGGCATGCCAGGGGATTCTATTAACTCCATTTTCGAGCCGCTTAGGAAAGTGCAGGATGACATCAAATTTGTGCAGGTTAGACACGAAGAAGCTGGAGCGCTTTCTGCTGCAGCCTATGCAAAATTAACGGGGAAACTCGGTGTTTGTACAGGGATTGCTGGCCCTGGGGCCATTCATTTGTTAAACGGTTTATATGACGCCAAATTGGATCAAGTCCCTGTACTTGCGATTGCTGGTCAAGTAGAAACGGACTTGATAGGAACCGACTTCTTCCAAGAAGTTAATTTAGATCGACTGTTTGACGATGTTGCTGTGTATAACGAGCGGGTGATGTCAGCAGAACAACTGCCAACAGTTCTGAACCAGGCGATCCGCGAAGCTTATTCAAAAAAAGGTGTCGCCGTTTTGACGATTCCGGACGATATTCCGAAAATGGAAGTGGATAGTACGGCACGCCACACGGTGTCATTTAAGGTAGAATCCAATCCTCTTCCAGAAGAAAAAGATCTTGAACAAGCACAAGAATTATTAACTAAAGCGCAAAAGCCCGTGATTTTGGCAGGAAAGGGTTCGCGAGACGCAAAGGACACCCTGCTGAACTTTGCGGAAACGTTGGGAGCACCGGTTGTGCTATCACTCCCTGGAAAAGGGATTATACCGGATGAGCACCCCTATTGCTTAGGTGGATTAGGGCTCATAGGAACAAAACCTGCGTACCAAGCCATGAATGAGGCTGATACATTAGTGATGGTAGGCACATCGTTCCCGTTTGTCGAGTTCTTACCTGCTGATGCTCATACCATTCATATTGATGTTGATCCCACCGAAATCGGTAAGCGTTATCCGATTGATGTTGGGCTTGCGGGTGATGCTGAACGGACACTCAATTGGCTTAACACAAACCTTGAAAGGACAAGTGACCGATCATTTCTAGAACAATGCCAACAACATATGAACGCTTGGTGGAAGGAGATGGATCAGCAAGAAGCGGATGCATCAGTACCTATTAAACCCCAGCGGGTCATTCATGCCCTCCAACAAGTGGTTGATGAGGATGCCGTTTTATCGACGGATGTTGGGAATGTCACCGTTTGGATGGCGAGAAACTTTCGCATGACCCATCAGAAGTTTGTGATTTCGGGTTGGCTGGCCACGCTTGGCTGCGGTCTTCCGGGAGCACTGGCCGGAAAAATAGCCTATCCTGACAAGCAGGTATTTGCTATTTGCGGCGATGGTGGTTTTGGGATGACGATGAATGACTTTGTTACCGCCGTTAAATATCAATTTCCGATCATTGTCGTTGTCTTTAACAATGATAAGATCGCCATGATTAAGTATGAACAGGAATCGATGGGCAATGCTGAATTTGGTACGAATTTAAATAATCCAAATTTCGCTCGTTTTGCCGAAGCATGTGGCGGCATCGGCTTTCGCGTGGAACAACCAGAGGATTTGCTCCCGGCATTTAAAAGTGCGGTCGCGTCAAACAAGCCTTGTATTATTGATGTTGTGGTTGACGCTGAGGAAGCCCCTATGCCTGCCAAGATTACCTTTAGTCAAGCGGCCCGGTACGCCCAACATATGTTTAAAGAATTTATGGCAGAAGGGAAAATCGATTTACCGCCTCTATAA
- a CDS encoding helix-turn-helix domain-containing protein produces the protein MPGLLLADRDHTERMGIRWFIQSNRIPFESIGEAGNIDDTLSYIESYQPDVVCLELEMIPSNRMTDIVLTIRQYVPTVICLTVEAVFERAVQSIELHTISLLVKPLSHEQLKLTLQRAAKSSISKIQEDKGTQPSSTHISYPSLFINQPLKQQEYSLILLRPEKTDHVSTLYQWLDQYPTPYPVTYFVLRKDVACVLRVPKQDETIILQQEGQRMIQRWSSEYPNRRLNLAIHPASVESASLHAMYLKTINLFKLSFFKGMQQLFWVNHEMDFVSIDPFLTPEEQRKWMTFLEEGDKQGVKNWLYQNFSDFQSPYPDPELIRVRFTSILAQFRRFMKTYHLDKQKEVERHYHDIFQTILTAPVMFSIIQEMILFVFVLMDGASKQKQDAATDVIERGLQYMEAHYHRRHLELRDVAEHVGMSPSYYSHLIVKKTGQSFRQILTNIRLKKACRLLTETTMTVREITDKVGYGDANYFSRVFKRNFGLSPRQFRQHEKSK, from the coding sequence ATGCCGGGTCTATTATTAGCAGATCGAGATCATACGGAACGAATGGGGATACGTTGGTTTATTCAATCCAATCGTATCCCATTTGAATCAATAGGAGAAGCAGGCAATATTGATGATACTCTGTCATATATTGAATCCTATCAACCTGACGTCGTGTGTTTGGAATTGGAAATGATTCCATCTAATCGAATGACCGACATCGTGTTAACGATTCGGCAATATGTACCGACCGTCATTTGTTTAACTGTGGAAGCCGTTTTTGAAAGAGCTGTACAGTCTATTGAATTACACACAATCTCCCTGCTTGTCAAGCCTCTATCACATGAACAATTAAAATTAACTTTGCAAAGAGCCGCCAAAAGCTCTATTAGTAAAATTCAAGAGGACAAAGGAACCCAACCATCCAGTACACATATATCTTATCCATCCTTGTTTATCAATCAGCCATTAAAACAGCAAGAATACAGTTTGATTTTATTACGTCCTGAAAAGACCGACCATGTATCGACATTATATCAATGGTTAGACCAATATCCCACGCCGTATCCGGTTACATACTTTGTTCTAAGAAAAGATGTTGCTTGTGTGCTGCGGGTTCCAAAACAAGATGAAACCATTATCCTGCAACAGGAAGGCCAACGCATGATCCAGCGATGGTCGAGTGAATATCCCAACCGCCGCCTGAATTTAGCCATTCATCCGGCTTCAGTTGAGTCAGCAAGTTTACATGCAATGTATTTGAAAACAATTAATCTATTTAAACTCAGTTTTTTCAAAGGTATGCAGCAGCTATTTTGGGTCAACCATGAAATGGATTTTGTCTCCATCGATCCTTTTTTGACACCTGAGGAGCAAAGGAAATGGATGACGTTTCTGGAAGAGGGAGATAAACAAGGCGTCAAGAACTGGCTGTATCAAAATTTTTCGGACTTTCAATCCCCTTATCCTGATCCCGAATTGATACGCGTCCGGTTTACTAGTATTTTGGCACAATTTCGGCGATTTATGAAAACGTATCATTTAGATAAACAGAAGGAAGTTGAGAGGCATTATCATGATATTTTCCAGACCATTTTGACAGCCCCTGTGATGTTCAGCATTATTCAGGAAATGATTCTATTTGTATTTGTATTAATGGATGGCGCCTCCAAACAAAAACAAGATGCAGCCACGGATGTGATTGAAAGAGGATTGCAATACATGGAAGCTCATTACCACCGACGTCATCTTGAACTTCGTGATGTAGCGGAACATGTTGGTATGAGTCCAAGTTATTACAGCCATCTGATCGTAAAGAAAACAGGACAATCCTTCCGTCAAATTCTAACCAACATTCGTTTGAAAAAGGCTTGCCGGTTGCTGACAGAAACAACGATGACTGTACGGGAGATTACGGATAAAGTGGGCTATGGTGATGCTAATTATTTTAGTCGAGTCTTTAAAAGAAATTTCGGTTTATCTCCTCGCCAATTTAGACAACACGAAAAAAGTAAGTAA
- a CDS encoding BCCT family transporter, whose translation MNGKRVRWGVFLPMAILLIGTVLVGIIAPTSFYNLQTVIVNFAFNNFGWLFSLVVFVLIFICLFLGFSKFGNIRVGGDDAEPFIKKWEWFAISLTGGIGTGLLFWGTAEPLTHFMNPPQALGIDAGSEEAATFSMAAVMMQWTLAPYALYVICGISVAYTHYNLKLPYSVSSTLYPILGKRALGLTGTIVDNVCMFAIAGAMAAILGEGVLQISSGIGHYTSINDGPVLWAILILAITATYIISSYTGLQKGIKFLADNNAKIFIFLLIFVLIMGPTAFIFNIGTQGAGSYLSNMAKLHLWLSPMEGSSWSKDWPIFEWALWGANAPLIGMFLARLSYGRTLRQFVTFNLLLPGGFGALWFWAFGGSAMFFDWKSGGQLWNIISTEDGGLQLSLFAFLEKFPLSTIIGWVILVAIYLSFTTLADSLTTTMSSLTTTGNTIKNPEPPPRIKIFWGSVMGLMALLTVTSGTGGEISGIDAVKQMATLAGFPVLFLIIMQIFSTVKSILNHDKVDPPSKTTVNTYVKGQNTEVESSTTNL comes from the coding sequence TTGAATGGTAAAAGGGTACGTTGGGGCGTTTTTTTGCCAATGGCTATTTTATTGATTGGAACAGTCCTTGTTGGGATTATTGCACCTACTAGTTTTTACAATTTACAAACAGTCATTGTGAATTTTGCTTTTAATAACTTTGGATGGTTATTTAGTTTAGTTGTCTTTGTATTAATATTTATTTGCCTGTTCTTAGGATTTTCAAAATTTGGTAATATTAGGGTTGGCGGTGATGATGCAGAACCTTTCATAAAGAAGTGGGAATGGTTTGCGATATCTCTTACAGGCGGGATCGGTACAGGTCTTTTATTCTGGGGAACGGCCGAACCCCTTACGCACTTTATGAATCCACCACAAGCACTAGGAATTGATGCAGGTTCAGAGGAGGCTGCAACTTTTTCGATGGCTGCAGTCATGATGCAATGGACACTTGCTCCTTATGCTCTTTACGTCATTTGTGGGATTTCAGTAGCTTATACACACTATAATCTAAAACTTCCCTACAGTGTAAGCTCTACACTTTACCCCATTTTGGGAAAAAGAGCCCTTGGATTAACCGGTACAATTGTTGACAATGTATGTATGTTTGCGATTGCGGGTGCTATGGCTGCGATACTGGGGGAAGGTGTATTGCAAATAAGTAGCGGAATTGGACATTATACATCAATCAATGACGGTCCGGTGTTGTGGGCTATTTTGATTCTTGCTATAACAGCTACATATATTATCTCTAGTTATACCGGCCTTCAAAAAGGGATTAAATTTCTTGCTGATAACAATGCAAAGATATTTATATTTTTATTGATTTTTGTGTTAATAATGGGGCCAACTGCCTTTATTTTCAATATTGGTACACAGGGGGCAGGAAGTTATTTAAGTAATATGGCAAAGTTACATTTATGGTTAAGTCCAATGGAAGGATCGAGTTGGTCGAAAGATTGGCCAATTTTTGAATGGGCACTCTGGGGTGCAAATGCTCCCCTTATTGGAATGTTTCTTGCGAGGTTGTCTTACGGTAGAACGCTAAGGCAATTTGTAACCTTTAATTTATTGCTTCCCGGTGGATTTGGTGCATTATGGTTTTGGGCCTTTGGTGGTTCTGCAATGTTTTTCGACTGGAAGAGTGGCGGCCAGCTTTGGAATATTATTAGCACTGAAGATGGAGGATTACAATTATCACTTTTTGCTTTTCTAGAAAAGTTTCCCCTTTCAACCATAATCGGTTGGGTGATACTTGTTGCCATTTACCTTTCTTTCACAACATTAGCCGATTCATTAACAACGACAATGTCTTCACTAACGACGACCGGGAACACGATCAAGAATCCAGAACCGCCGCCAAGAATTAAAATTTTTTGGGGATCGGTTATGGGATTAATGGCTTTACTAACAGTCACGTCTGGTACTGGTGGTGAAATCTCAGGTATCGATGCTGTTAAACAAATGGCGACGTTAGCTGGATTTCCAGTCCTTTTCCTGATAATTATGCAAATATTTTCTACTGTCAAATCAATTCTTAATCATGACAAGGTTGATCCTCCCAGTAAGACAACAGTAAACACTTATGTCAAAGGACAAAATACTGAGGTCGAATCTTCTACGACTAATTTATGA
- the hutH gene encoding histidine ammonia-lyase — protein MTTDRRRITISGGDLSIEDLISIARFNVSLKLSNDIKEKIKQARSLIKKFVNEQRVIYGITTGIGDNSKIKIDREESKELQKNLLRSHACGVGEALDKEMTKSVMVMMIKNLSLGYSGVRLETVESLIKLVNHNVIPLVPREGSLGYLSYQAHISLVLIGEGEAYYQGELLEGETALKRAGLKPIDLYEKEGLSLINGTVDMTAIGAIAVYDAINLLKTADLVSMVSFEALRGTNDAYDARISCVKPHPGQKATMTNLNNLLNGSEIAEEFKGHRTQDALSIRSIPQVHGACKDAINYAKQVIEREMNSATDNPLVFDSESGGVAISSANCHGESMAMALDFLAISLTEIANISERRVFRLVSSQHSDLPPFLVENGGANSGYMIPQYVAASLVSDNKRYSNPSVVDSIPTAAGQEDHTSMGTSSSLKALKVIANTQRVIGIELMCGCQGIDYLRPLKSSPGIEITHNILRSYIPKLKKDRVMYSDIQKVETLIKTEEILKEVEDRVGQLIT, from the coding sequence ATGACAACAGATAGGAGAAGGATAACGATATCTGGAGGTGACCTAAGTATTGAAGATTTAATTTCGATAGCAAGATTTAATGTGTCCTTAAAACTATCGAATGACATAAAAGAAAAAATTAAACAGGCAAGAAGTTTAATAAAAAAATTTGTTAATGAGCAACGGGTTATTTATGGCATCACAACTGGTATTGGTGATAATAGCAAAATCAAAATTGATCGAGAAGAATCAAAAGAGTTACAAAAGAATCTACTTCGCAGTCACGCATGCGGGGTTGGTGAAGCTTTAGACAAGGAAATGACGAAATCTGTAATGGTAATGATGATAAAAAACTTATCGTTAGGTTATTCAGGCGTTAGATTGGAAACAGTGGAATCCTTAATTAAACTAGTCAACCACAATGTTATACCATTAGTTCCAAGAGAAGGGTCATTGGGGTATCTGAGCTATCAGGCACATATTAGTCTGGTCCTTATAGGGGAAGGTGAAGCTTATTATCAAGGGGAATTGTTGGAAGGAGAAACAGCTTTAAAGAGGGCTGGATTGAAACCTATAGATTTATACGAAAAAGAAGGATTGTCTTTAATTAATGGAACGGTTGATATGACAGCAATTGGAGCTATTGCAGTCTATGATGCTATTAATCTTCTTAAAACGGCTGATCTAGTGTCGATGGTAAGTTTTGAAGCATTAAGAGGAACTAATGATGCTTATGATGCAAGAATTAGTTGTGTGAAACCTCATCCAGGACAGAAAGCAACAATGACTAATTTGAATAACTTATTAAATGGTAGCGAAATAGCGGAGGAATTTAAAGGTCATAGAACTCAAGATGCTCTAAGTATTAGATCAATTCCTCAGGTTCACGGAGCATGTAAAGATGCGATAAATTACGCCAAACAAGTGATTGAAAGGGAAATGAATTCAGCTACGGATAATCCCCTGGTATTTGATAGTGAATCGGGTGGTGTTGCCATATCATCAGCCAACTGCCATGGTGAATCAATGGCTATGGCTTTGGACTTCTTGGCCATTTCTTTAACGGAAATAGCCAATATATCGGAGAGACGAGTCTTTAGACTTGTATCATCTCAGCACAGTGATCTGCCTCCATTTTTAGTTGAAAACGGAGGGGCTAATTCAGGATACATGATCCCCCAATACGTTGCAGCTTCATTGGTTTCCGATAATAAACGTTATTCTAATCCGTCTGTAGTGGATTCTATCCCAACCGCAGCAGGACAAGAGGATCATACCAGTATGGGTACATCATCTTCTTTGAAAGCGTTAAAAGTTATTGCTAATACGCAAAGAGTAATAGGGATAGAGTTAATGTGTGGGTGTCAAGGTATAGACTATTTGCGGCCTTTAAAATCGAGCCCAGGTATAGAAATTACTCATAATATTTTAAGAAGCTATATACCTAAGCTAAAGAAGGACAGGGTCATGTACAGTGATATTCAAAAGGTAGAAACACTAATAAAAACAGAAGAAATTCTAAAAGAAGTGGAAGATAGAGTAGGACAATTAATAACTTGA
- the hutU gene encoding urocanate hydratase produces MSNVKETIRAPRGTELHTKGWIQEAAYRMLMNNLDPEVAEKPGDLVVYGGIGKAARNWESYHKIVETLEILENDETMLVQSGKPVAVFKSHTDAPRVLLANSNIVPAWANWETFRELEKKGLMMFGQMTAGSWIYIGSQGILQGTYETFAEAARQYTNGSLKGTLTVTAGLGGMGGAQPLAVTMNEGVVIAIECDKERIERRIDTKYCDVMTESLGEALRMAKQAMVDGEALSIGLLGNASEVLPEMVRRGEVPDFVTDQTSAHDPLNGYLPKGMTPEEGEVLRKSNPDDYLKQARTSIVDHVQAMLDLQKAGAVTFDYGNNIRQEAYNEGLGNAFDFPGFVPAFIRPQFCEGKGPFRWAALSGDPEDIRKIDEAILKAFADNKHLCKWIRMAQEKVAFQGLPSRICWLGYGERAKFGKIINDMVASGDISAPIVIGRDHLDCGSVASPNRETEGMKDGSDAVSDWPILNALINSVNGASWVSVHHGGGVGMGYSQHAGMVIVADGTEEAAKRLERVLTSDPGMGIARHVDAGYDLAEKTAKEKHVRIPMLDQ; encoded by the coding sequence ATGTCCAATGTAAAAGAAACAATCCGAGCACCGCGGGGGACTGAATTACACACAAAAGGCTGGATTCAGGAAGCCGCTTATCGCATGCTTATGAACAATCTTGATCCTGAAGTTGCTGAAAAACCGGGAGATCTCGTGGTATACGGTGGGATTGGCAAAGCAGCACGAAATTGGGAAAGTTATCACAAAATCGTTGAAACGCTTGAAATACTTGAAAACGATGAAACGATGCTCGTTCAGTCCGGAAAACCAGTGGCTGTTTTCAAGTCACATACGGATGCCCCGCGTGTTTTGCTAGCGAATTCGAATATCGTCCCGGCATGGGCCAACTGGGAAACCTTTCGTGAACTTGAGAAAAAAGGTCTAATGATGTTTGGACAAATGACAGCCGGAAGCTGGATTTACATCGGTTCACAGGGCATTTTACAAGGCACTTATGAAACGTTCGCGGAAGCCGCGCGCCAGTATACTAACGGATCGCTTAAAGGGACATTAACGGTGACAGCTGGTCTTGGCGGTATGGGTGGGGCTCAGCCGCTCGCTGTAACGATGAATGAAGGGGTTGTCATTGCGATTGAGTGTGATAAAGAACGCATTGAGCGTCGCATTGATACGAAGTATTGTGACGTCATGACAGAATCCTTGGGTGAAGCCCTTCGTATGGCAAAACAAGCGATGGTAGACGGAGAGGCGCTTTCCATCGGGCTGCTTGGCAATGCCTCTGAAGTTTTACCGGAAATGGTCCGTCGTGGAGAGGTGCCTGATTTTGTCACTGATCAAACGTCGGCGCACGATCCATTGAACGGTTATCTGCCAAAAGGCATGACACCTGAGGAAGGGGAAGTTCTCCGAAAGTCCAATCCAGATGACTATTTAAAACAAGCTAGAACAAGTATTGTCGATCATGTACAAGCGATGCTGGACTTGCAAAAGGCAGGCGCTGTAACGTTTGATTACGGCAATAATATTCGCCAAGAAGCCTATAATGAAGGCCTTGGAAACGCGTTTGATTTTCCAGGCTTTGTACCGGCGTTTATTCGCCCGCAGTTTTGCGAAGGGAAAGGCCCCTTCCGTTGGGCCGCGCTTTCGGGTGACCCAGAAGATATCCGAAAAATTGACGAGGCTATTTTAAAAGCTTTTGCTGATAATAAGCATTTGTGCAAGTGGATTAGAATGGCACAGGAAAAAGTAGCATTTCAGGGACTGCCGTCACGAATTTGTTGGCTTGGTTACGGGGAACGGGCCAAGTTCGGCAAAATCATCAATGATATGGTGGCTTCCGGAGATATCTCCGCTCCGATTGTCATTGGTCGAGATCACCTCGATTGCGGCTCGGTTGCGTCACCGAACCGTGAGACTGAAGGCATGAAAGACGGCAGCGACGCTGTTTCTGATTGGCCAATCTTAAATGCTCTCATTAACAGTGTGAATGGGGCTAGTTGGGTATCTGTACACCATGGTGGCGGCGTCGGTATGGGCTATTCCCAACACGCCGGTATGGTTATTGTAGCCGATGGGACAGAAGAAGCCGCCAAACGATTAGAACGCGTCCTAACATCCGATCCAGGCATGGGTATTGCACGCCATGTCGATGCTGGGTATGACCTTGCTGAAAAAACAGCTAAAGAAAAGCATGTTCGTATTCCAATGTTAGATCAATAA